TGTTACTTGAGGGTAACGGTGGCGCCTGCAGCCTCGAGCTGCTCCTTGGCCTTCTCGGCAGCTTCCTTGGTGGCGCCTTCGAGAACAGCCTTCGGTGCGCTGTCAACCAGGTCCTTGGCTTCCTTGAGGCCGAGGGAGGTGATGGCGCGAACTTCCTTGATCACTGCGATCTTCTTGTCGCCAGCAGCTTCGAGGACGACGTCGAAGTCAGTCTTCTCTTCAACCTCTTCAGCAGCAGCGCCGGCGGGGCCAGCAACAGCAACAGCAGCAGCGGTAACTTCGAACGTCTCTTCGAAGAGCTTGACGAACTCGGAGAGCTCGATGATGGTCAGTTCCTTGAAAGCTTCAATGAGCTCTTCGTTGGTGAGCTTCGCCATGGTAGGCGTCCTTCCTGTTGTGGTGTCCGCAGGGTACGAAACCTTGCCTCACACCGGAGTCTGGTGGGGTAAAGAGAATTAGTTCTCTTCGGCAGCAGGAGCTTCAGCTGCGGGAGCTTCAGCTTCGGCGGCGGGAGCTTCTTCAGCGGCGGGCGCTTCGGCAGCTGCCGGTGCACCGTTCTCTTCTTCAAGCTTGAGGCGCAGTGCGTCAATGATGCGTGCAGCTGCGGCGGCGGGTGCCTTGAGGACGCCTGCAACCTTGGCGAGCTGCAGCTCGCGGGACTCGAGCGCTGCCAGGGCAGCAACTTCGCTGGCGTCAAGTGCCTTGCCTTCGAAGTAACCGGTCTTGATGACCAGCTGCTTGTTAGCCTTGGCAAAATCCGTCAGGCTCTTGGCAGCCGCAACTGCGTCACCCTTGATGAACGCGATTGCAGTGGGGCCGGCAAGCTGGCCGTCGAATGCTTCGACGCCGGCTTCCTTGGCTGCAATGGCGGTCAGGGTGTTCTTGACGACCGCGAACTTGGTGTCCTGGCCGAGAGAAACACGCAGCTGCTTGAGCTGTGCAACGGTGAGCCCGCGGTATTCGGTCAGGACAGCGGCGTTCGATTCGTTGAAATCGTTAGTGATCTCAGCTACTGCTGAAACCTTGGTAGGCGTTGCCATAACCCTCCTTCCGGGGATAGTGCCGGTATGCGACGGTCCCCGCTCAAGAGAGCTAAAACTAAAAACGCCCCGCGCAGATGCACGGGGCTTGGCTCAACACGGATCAGTCCGTGGAGCTTTGCTTCGTTCACCTGCGCTGGCCGCCCTGCGTTGAGGGTCCTTCGTCCAGAAACCCACTGCTTCCCCCGCGCACAACTGCAGAGTTGAGCCATGTTCGAGAGAGTGGATTTCCAACAACCGACGGTCTTTGGTCATCCCAGTCTACGGGAGAGCCCCGGGTCCACCAAATCGGGCCTAGCTGGTGCTGGTGTGCAGGTGCGGAAGCTCCTTTTGCCAGATCCCCGTAACCCCGGCCGTCTGGAAGCCCAGCTGCTGGTTGACGGTGAGGAGGTACCGGTTTTCCGGGGCGTTCCAGGTGTAGATGATCCGCGCGTCCGGGAACTGCTCGGTAAGCCGCTCCATGTTAGCCACCTTGATGAGCAATCCGAGCTTATTGCCGCGGTGTTCCTGCAGGACCAGCGTGTCGTCCTGGAAGACGACGTCGGCGCGGTGCGCCAGCACGGTGATCGTGGTCAGGCCCACCAGCGTTCCGGTGGCGAGGTGTTCGACGGCGGTGACCACGGTCCGCCGGCCCTGCGCAATGGCAACCTCTTCGGCCTTCCGGAGGATGGCGCCGTCGAACACCATCTCCTGCTCAACAGGGGCTTCCAGGGCGGGATCGACGTCGGCCCCCGCCTGGTTCTCCAAGGCGGCTACGGCTTCCAGCCACTGGTCCGGGCAGCGGTCC
This genomic interval from Arthrobacter sp. SLBN-100 contains the following:
- the rplL gene encoding 50S ribosomal protein L7/L12, which produces MAKLTNEELIEAFKELTIIELSEFVKLFEETFEVTAAAVAVAGPAGAAAEEVEEKTDFDVVLEAAGDKKIAVIKEVRAITSLGLKEAKDLVDSAPKAVLEGATKEAAEKAKEQLEAAGATVTLK
- the rplJ gene encoding 50S ribosomal protein L10, producing the protein MATPTKVSAVAEITNDFNESNAAVLTEYRGLTVAQLKQLRVSLGQDTKFAVVKNTLTAIAAKEAGVEAFDGQLAGPTAIAFIKGDAVAAAKSLTDFAKANKQLVIKTGYFEGKALDASEVAALAALESRELQLAKVAGVLKAPAAAAARIIDALRLKLEEENGAPAAAEAPAAEEAPAAEAEAPAAEAPAAEEN